A stretch of DNA from Candidatus Saccharibacteria bacterium oral taxon 488:
TCACATCGACGAATGGACCTTTCTTTAATGAACGACTCATCGTGATTTACCTCTTCCTCTTCGCGTCGTGACGCGTGCGTACGATTAATTTATTTGAGCCTTTGCGGCGGCGAGTTCGATAACCCAGCGTCAATTGGCCCCATGGCGTACGTGGTGCTTTACCAGTACCGTGGCGACCACCGTCACCACCACCATGCGGGTGATCTGCGGCGTTCATGACGACACCGCGAACCGTTGGGCGAATGCCTTTGCGGCGGCGGCGACCGGCTGAACCGATCTTGACGTTCTGGTGCTGGACGTTACCGACTGTACCGATGGCAGCGGTTGCTTCCAGGCGAACTTTGCGAACTTCACCAGATGGCAATTTGATGGTTGCGTAATTGCCTTCTTTGGCCATCAACCGAGCTTTGGCACCAGCGGCGCGAACCATTTGTGCACCTTTGCCGGCAGTCAGTTCAATAGCATAAATCATCGTACCAACAGGGATAGCAGACAGCGGCAGGCGGTTTGAGGCCTCAATTGGCGCTGTCTCGCCAGTCTGAATCGTCTTACCCTTGACCATCGAGGTGTCGGCCAATACGTAGTGGTACAAATTGTACTGATCTTTCACTCGAGCGATGCGTGCTGAGCGGTTTGGATCGTACTCAATTTCTTCAATTGTCAGCGTCAGACCAGCCGGCAAATTGTGGTTCACCAAACGGTAGTGACGGCGAACGCCGCCGCCGCGATGACGCACGGTGATGCGGCCTTGGTTGTTGCGGCCAGCATTTTGCTTTTTGGCTTTGATCAGACTTTTGAGCGGTTTTCTTGTCGTGATATCCGACAAATCCTGACTCGTCATGCCGCGACGAGCAGGAGTGGTTGGATTGTAAGCTTTCACTGGCATTACTTGGTCTCCTCCATCTGCTGCTCTACTGCGTCAAACACATCGAGCTTATCGCCATCTTTCAGCGTCACGTAAGCTTTCTTCCAGTCCTTGCGCGTGGTCGTGCCAGGATAGCGGTTTTTGCCTCGTGAGAAACGCACAGCCTTGCCGTCTTGCACTAAGGTTTTTACCTTCAGGACAGTGACGTCAAATTGCGCTTCAACTGCTGCTTTGATCTCGTTTTTATTCAGGTTGAGCGGAACGCGGAACACGTAGACGCCGTTGGCGCTCACGGCGTAGGCTTTCTCGCTAATGCGTGGGATAATTGTCATCTGTTTCATATTACGCTTCCTCCTTACTCAGCCACTCAGTGATTACTGGCAGAGCTTTCGGGGTTATGACAATAGTATCCGCATTCAGAATGTGGTAGACGCTGAGGTAGCTCGCGCGAATCACCAATACGTTCTGAATGTTGTTTGTGGCACGCATCAATTCTGGCGTCTTTTCGTCGACGACGATCAGTACGCGGCGCTCAAGCTTGTTGTCAGCCAAGAAGGTTGCGACCTCTTTGGTCTTGCCAGTCGTCTTGATGTCCTTGACGACGATCTTCTTCGCTTCATTGGCTACCGTCAAGGCTTGGCGAATTGCCACTTTCTTGGCGGTTTTGGACAATTTTTTGGTGTAGTTTTCGTTGCCGCGTGGACCAAAGACTACACCACCACCGCGCCAGATTGGGTTACGGCTTGAGCCGAAACGCGCTCGACCAGTTCCCTTTTGCTTCCATGGTTTTTTACCACCACCGGAAACTTCACCACGTTGCTTGGTTGTGGCGCTTGCCAGGCGGGCATTTGCCAGATAGCTGTCATATGCCAATTTCAACAGTTCATGGTTTGGCACGTCAACAGCAAAAATGTCTTTAGGAAGTTTGGTTGATTCAGCCATTACTTGTTACCTCCTAAAATGATCAGCCCTTTTCGTGGCCCAGGGACAGCGCCCTTCACCCCGATCAGATTGGTCTCTGGATCAACATATGCCACTTCCAGGTTCTTGACGGTAACGCGCTCGTGACCCATGTGGCCAGCCATCGTCTTACCCTTGAACACTTTTTGTGGATACATTGAGCCAATTGAACCTGGCTTACGAGTATTACCTTTACCACCGTGCGTCTTGCGGTGACGCTTAAAGTTGTGGCGTTTAATGGTTCCAGCGAAACCTTTACCTTTGCTGGTTCCGGTCGCATCGACAGAATCGCCGACTTCGAACGCGGAAACGTTGATTTCATCGCCAACTTTGAGTCCTTCAGGGATCTCGTCGACGCGGAATTCCCGAATGTGCTTCGGGGTCACTTGGGCTGGCTTCACGTGTCCAGCCACGGCCTTGCTCAGGTTCTTACCCTCTCCATAAGCGACCTGTACCGCATTGTAACCGTCGGTTTCGACAGTCTTCACCTGAGTCACGGTGACAGGGCCGGCTTGGATCAGCGTCACCGGAATGGCTTTGCCGTCTTCAGCCAAGAGCTGGGTCATACCAAGTTTGGTACCGAGAAGTGTTTTCACTTTTCCTCACTCCCACTTAAATACTCCTGATGACGTGCGGTTTCTGGGTTCTGAGCGAGGCGTTCATGACAAGCGCTTTACCCATAGCCAGACCTGCTCATTCATCAAGGAGAACAGTTGATATTACGCGTAATAGAAATTACCTTGTGATTGTAACACACGTTGGTCTGCGGCGTCAACAGTAGTAGGATGTTGGTCTATGCTATTGACACGACGTTGATTACCTGCTATAATTTGGCAGTTTGAATAAAGTAGCGAAAGGAGCAAAGCATGGCTACGATATCAGAAGCTAAAGCTTGGCCAGATTATGACAAGGTCACAAGAAATCCAGAAACCGATGAAGACAGGAGAAAGTTCTTTGAGTGGTTCGGGCAACTAACATATAGAAAAGTTGAAGATGGTGAACTATCATATGAGGATCTAGAGAGACTACACCCAACTATACAACAAGCTGTAGAGATTGCCCTTAATTTGTACATGGAATCGCAGCAGGAGGCAGCACGAGAAGCTACCGAGACACAATAGCCTTTGGTCTCAGCTAACTAACAGTAATACCGCCCCGATAAGGAGCGGTATTATTTAGCATCGTTTATCGCTGCGCCCTAGGCGTTGCGCTTCTCGATAATCTCCTGCGCTACGTTTGGTGGTACTTCCTCGTACTGTGCTAGCTCCATGGTGCTGGCTGCGCGGCCCTGCGACATCGAGCGGATGTCCGAGGTGTAGCCAAACATATTAGCCAGTGGCACGAAGGCCTTGACCAATTTAGCACCGCCCATCAGATCTTCCATAGCATCGATACGACCACGGCGTGAGTTCAGGTCGCCGATGATGTCGCCCATGAACTCTTCTGGAGTGGTGACTTCGACTTTCATGACCGGCTCGAGCAGAATTGGTGTTGCCTGCTTGATACCTTCGCGGGCTGCCAAGCTACCTGCCAGCGAGAAGGCTAGTTCTGAGGAGTCAACATCGTGGTATGAACCATCATACAGCGTCGCCTTGACATCAACCACTGGATAGCCAGCGATCACACCGCCTTCCAAGGTTTCCTTGATACCCTTCATCACAGCTGGGCGATACTCCTGAGGAACCACACCGCCCTTGATCTCGTCGATAAATTCAAAGCCTTTGCCAGCCTCATTTGGTTCAAAGCGTACCCAGACGTCACCGTACTGACCACGACCACCAGACTGCTTGGCGTGCTTACCCTGGACTTCAGCGCGGCCCTTGATTGACTCACGGAAGGCCACCTGCGGCTCGCCAATGTTAGCTTCAACCTTGAACTCGCGCTTCATACGGTCGATCAAGATATCCAGGTGCAACTCACCCATGCCGGACATAATCGTCTGGCCAGTTTCTTCGTCAGTGTGGATGCGGAAGGTTGGGTCTTCCTCAGCCAAACGCTGCAAGGCCAGCGCCATCTTTTCCTGGTCAGCCTTTGACTTTGGCTCAACGGCGATGGACACTGGTGGCTCTGGGAATTCGATTGACTCTAGGGCAATTGGGTGTGCTGGGTCAGTCAAGGTATTACCGGTACCAGTGTTCTTCAAACCAACCACTGCGGCGATGTCGCCAGCACCGATCTTGTCGATCTCCTCGCGCTTGTCAGCGTGCATGCGTACGATACGGCCGATGCGCTCTTTGTCACCAGTGGTGGTATTCAGGACGTAGCTACCCGAGCTCAAGACGCCGGAGTAGACGCGGATGAAGATCAACTTACCAACAAATGGGTCAGTGGCGATCTTGAACGCCAGGGCGCTCATTGGCTCTTTTTCATCTGGCTTGCGACTCACTTCGTCGCCAGTCTTTGGATTCTTACCCCAAATTTCGTCAACGTCCAGTGGGCTTGGCAGATAGTCAACCATGAGGTCAAGCACCTTCTCGACAATGACACCACGGCCGTCACCGCCAGTCACCAAGAAGAAGTCACCGGCTAGCACACGCTTGCGCAGTGCAGATTTCAATTCATCAACGGTAATTGCGTCTTCACCCTGGTCGAGGAACTTCATCATCAATTCATCGTCGGCTTCGACGGCATTTTCCACCAGCAGGGCGCGAGCATTCTTTGCCTTCTCCAACATATCAGCTGGGATATCGCCAACCTTCAACTCGTGATCAGTGTAGTCATCGTAGGTGTAGGCTTTCATGTCGACCAGGTCAACTACGCCGTTGATGGTCTTTTCAAAGCCAATTGGGATGTGAATTGGGAAGGCTTGTTTGCTCAAGCGGTTGTGAATCGACTCCAGGGATTTCCAAAAGTCACCACCGGTCTGGTTAATCTTGTTAACGAAACAAATGCGCGGCACGCCGTACTTGTTGGCCTGGCGCCACACCGTTTCGGACTGCGCTTCAACGCCCATCTTGCCGTCAAACACGGTCACTGCACCATCAAGGACACGAAGTGAACGCTCCACCTCAGCGGTAAAGTCGATGTGCCCCGGCGTATCGATAATATTAATCTTGTGGTCTTTCCAGAAGCAGGTCACCGCTGCTGAAGTAATAGTAATGCCGCGCTCTTTTTCCTGCGCCATCCAGTCGGTGGTGGCGCCATCGCCGTCACCCTTGACCACGCCAATCTTGTGAGTCAAGCCGGTGCGGTACAAAATACCCTCAGTGGTCGTCGTTTTACCGGCGTCAATATGGGCAATGATACCAATATTTCTAAAGTTTTGTAATGGAACGTTTGCTGCCATTTGTCTTTCCTTTGTTAAAAATAGTTATTGTTCGAGATTCTCCGGAGCTATTTTTACGCACCAAAAAACTACGCTTGAGCTGTATTATAGCAGATGATTGGCGTTTTGTGAATGAGCCTCATCTTACCGCGGAATTTGACTACGACCTGATTGAATCCATTGTATTCCCTTGGCTACTAGTAGATAATCTTTGTTTTGAGCGTCAGACCGACCAAGGAGCGTTGCACGCACCATCATCACCAAAGAATTGTAGCCTTCGGAATCCGTGATAGCCTCTAGGGAGACAGACTGCACATACATCGCACCTTTCGCCTCTAATCCAACCCACCCCTCGTTGCGAAAAGCGGGGCCCATATACGTAACGTCATACGGCATATATGGATCAAGCGAAGCCAGTACCTTGCAGTGAATGTTTACCGCCTTGATCACTCGGTCGAGGTCTCTATTTGACAATCGCCCAAAAGGAATTTCATTAATCGGAACATCTGCCAGCTCCTTGATCATCCGAGCTGAGTCGATACAATTATTATTTGGATCAACTGGTCGTATATTATTCAGGTAGTCAAGGACTTCAGGCGTGTACAGCTGTAAAATAGCCTTGGCCTGTTCAATATCCATCAGCTGCGGAAACTGGATAAGGACATCCAGCGGAACAACATATTGAGTCGTGGTATCCCCTGGTGTTACGCCAAGACCACCAAGTGCGATTTCTGGATTAGATTTGTTCGCGACAATCAGACAACCGGCACACTGGAGTTTATGGTCTTCAATATATACGTATTCTGCTCCATTTTTAGTGTATTGTTGTACCCATCCGCTTACCGTCATCAGCTGGCCTATAAACCCAGCAAATAGTTCTTGGTTAATCTGCACAGTGGCTTCTGGATACTGATGAGGACTGAGCTTTCGGATGTCGGACGTTCGTTCTCGAGCTAAGCGGAGAATAGTGGCAACTTGCTGATTGAAAACAGCCTTATCAAGTAACGCAAGGTTCTCGGGCAGCGGGGCGGCAGGTGGGCTAGACTCAGTCGTCATCCCTTAATCATACGGCGTAAAAACCAACTGACGCAACCATAACCGTAAAGCTCTTAGCGATAATTCACGCACTGCAGCGGCGTGTCATAATCATTTTTACGCACCAGGCTAATGACTTTCTGCAACTCATCTTTCGAGGCGGAAGTAACGCGGACAAGGTCGCCTTGGATTTGTGGCTTGGCTTTGGGTACGTTAGTACGAATATCGGCAGCAATGCGCTTGGCGGTCGGCTGGTCGAGGCCCTGTTTGAAGGGAATTTCCCACGTGGTTTTGAGGTTTGAGGTGACTTTTTCTTTGGTGAGGTCGAGGACTTTGCTCGACTGACCCCGGGCCGCCAGTTTCTTGCGCACGATATCCAGCACCGCATCAACCTGCCAGTCGTTATCGCCGGTGAGCTTGAATCCTTTTTTATCGTCCAGCCAGTCAATCCCGGCACTCGTCCCCTTAAAATCGTACCGCCCTTGGATTTCTTTTTCTGCCTGCATGAATACGTTGTTCAGCTCGGCTTTGTCAATTTCTGACACAATATCAAATGAAAAACTTGCCATTTACCCCTCCTCGTTTTCCTCATTATAACAAAAATCGCCCGTTTTTCAGAGCGATTTTTGAGTGTACATTTTCCCGACAATTAGCCGCGAGCAAAGTGCGCAAAGGCGCGGTTGGCTTCGGCCATCTTGTGGGTGTCTTCTTTCTTCTTGAAGGCAGCACCAGCTTCGTTGTAGGCGTCAACGATTTCCAATGCCAAACGCTGCGAGTACGGCATACCCTGCCGAGCGCGGGCTGATTGCACCAGCCAGCTAAATGCATAATGCAGCTGACGGTGTCCCTGAACTGGGAACGGAATCTGGTAGTTAGCACCACCGACACGGCGGCTCTTCACTTCAAAGTTTGGGCTAACGTTTTTCAATGCTTTCTCAAATACTGCTAGTGGATCTTCTGAATCCAATTTTTTAGCAGCAGTTTCCAGTGCGGTATAAACAGCACGCTCAGCCGCCAGCTTCTTGCCGTCCAGCATTGACTTATTGATCAAACGCTGCACCAGCACGCTTTGGTAGCGGCGGTCAGGCTTAAGTTCACGTTGTAGTTTTTTGGTAACTTTACGAGGCATGATTACTTATCCCCTTTCTTGGTACCGTACTTCGAGCGGCCCCGCTTGCGGTTGTTAACACCTTGAAGGTCCAACGCACCACGCACGACATGATAACGCACACCTGGGAGGTCAGGCACACGACCACCGCGAATCAAGACCACAGCGTGTTCCTGCAAGTTGTGACCCTCACCACCGATGTAGGCCCAGACTTCGTAGCCGTTGTTTAGTTTCACGCGGGCAACTTTACGCAGCGCTGAGTTTGGTTTCTTTGGCGTCTTGGTCGTCACACGCACACAAACACCACGCTTGAGCGGTGCATTTTGGTCGTAGTAACGCGTTTTCAGGGCGTTGTGAATACGACCCAGTGCTGGCGACTTGGACTTTTTCTTGGCCGTTTGGCGCGGTTTGCGCACCAATTGGTTGATTGTTGGCATCCAATTTCTCCTTGGTTGATTTACTAATGATGGCGATTTCGCCTGATGGCTCTAAGTGAACTGGCGCGCGATTTTACACGCAAAAAACAGCTTCTCTTAGCGCCTACGGCTTGGATTCAGCAACTCCGCCCCGTGTCTATACCTTTTCTGCCGAGCCCCGCAGCCTGTACACATTCAAACCACCGCGCACTCCGAAAAGAGGAAACTCTGAGGGTCATTATAACACAGGTTCAGCCGATACTTCAAGTGGCGGTCCTCTTTAGATCTCTTACACGAGGAATACGCCTACTACACGCCGCGTTGTATCGTATCAGCTATCGCTATTATTCTGATATCGCACGCCATGTGCATCCATCAGTTTATCAAGGTCAGTACTTATCTCCTCAGCACGAGGTACACGACGTGACGTGTCGATATCAGCCTTGAAGAACTGGACTGTTACCAATGCGTAGCCGGGCTTATGCTCATGCTTATTGCCAATATCAACGATTCTGTATGCATTTGCACCACGAGGTTTTATTCTGCGCACCTGATCAAGTGTATAACGCAGAAAGAATTCCTCATCTACCATAAAAGTTTTACATTCTCCAACTGGAGTACATGATTTCACCAGATACTCCATGTCACTAGAGTCCATACATGGTTCCTTTAGAGAATCTTTTGGGTAACGTGTGAACGTCTTTCCTCCAATGTCACCCAGCCGCACAGGCGTAATCACCGACACCTTCTCTCCATCAGTCGACCGCATGAACCGTTCTGGGTCTTCAGATAGTATTTCTTCTGCTGTAGGTAGTTTGCCGATACCGGCTTCTGTGTCTGCTTCTTTTGGCACAGCCACAAAGTTACTAAAGGATCCTAAATCGGCAAAATATGGGCTAACCAGTATCTCGTTCCACCTCGCATACAGTGCTTGAAAATCTCCAATACCAAGTATATGCGCCGCGGCATTCCTCCCTAAAGCAGCAATTCGTTCCACATGTTCTGTATATGATAGATGACGAGGCATTGGTTCGCTTAAATCATGCCCCCTGGTCTCGAAGACAGGTTCAATAATGTGCACAGGATCTCCATATATCAGTCTCCCGGCTCGTCTCAATACGTCTTCTGCTAGGTTTGCCTGCGTACATAGATATCTACACGCCTGCGAGCCCAAACGCATCCTTGTTAATGGATCACGCATAGCTTGATGTAGGTCGAGTAGCCTCTCGCCATGTGCAGCGAGGCGTCTCTCCCTTACAAAATTCTCATAGTCTATTTTATCAAGCACGGTTACTTCTGGAATATTGACATCATCCTTATATACCTGCCCAGCCGAGGGAACAAATTCATCGGCATCAATAATCCTTACCTCCCCATAGCTACCATTCTCTAGACTACGAAACTGCTCCGTACTAATTACCCCTCCTGGGTTTTCCTGAAGATCATAGTCATAGGCTTCAGTAATTCCGTCTAGTGTAGACAGTGGGCCAACACCATGAGCTACAATAATTTTTTGGCGACGATCAGCACCCGTTCCGACATATTCACCACTTGCACTAGTATAAGCCTGATTCCATGCCCTCATGAGCGGCACTTCATCCCTCCCCATTTTACCGTGATGATTTCCATAGAAAGACTTATGAGCCGCCTCTCTTGCTTCAATGATCTCCGGGAGTGTCGCGATATGCCCCCCTTCACCAGCATACCGCAGGGCGTATTTCCAAGCAGTTTCTATATCCCGATTTCCTGCCGACATCAATGGACGACCGCGTTCTGACATATCTTCTCCTATATTTTTCTACCTATGATAATGCCCACACATTTTGTAATTGTACATACTTATTATATTATTGTCAATCTATATAACCAGTCTATCACTACTGAATACAGTAGAAAACCGCCCCCTATCCATCGGAGCGGTTTTCTGAGAAAGAAAGCTAGCTGGCTTATACAGCCACGACTAATTCCTCTTCCTGATTGTCGGCGAACTCATCCTCGCTTGGCTCGTCGGTTTCCATCTCTTCGACAGCGCCCGTTCCTACTGGGATCTTGCGGCCGATGATGACGTTTTCCTTGAGGCCATGCAAGTGGTCAGCGCGGCCAGATACGGCAGCGTTGATCAGCACGCGAGTGGTGTCCTGGAAGGACGCAGCAGATAGCCATGAGTCGCTCCAGATGGACACCTTGGTGATACCGAGCAGCAACTGAGTGTAGCTGATGAGGTTCTTGCCCTCAGCAGCTAGTTGCTTGTTGGTGTTCACCACCGCAGCCTTGGAGACGATGTCACCGGTCACGAAGTCGCTATCGCCCGCATCTTCGATTTGGACGCGACTGAACATCTGGCGAACGATGATCTCCAGGTGCTTGTCGGCCACGTCTTGACCCTGAGCGGCGTAAATACGCAACACTTCGTTGATGATGTAGCGCTGTGTGGCTTCGACTCCCTTGAGGCGCATCAAGTCGTGCAGGTTCAATGAACCAGCCGTCAAGCGGTCACCAGCCTCGACAACGTCATTAGCCTTAACGACCAGCTGCATGGTGCCTGGGATTTCGTAGCGAGCCGGTGCGCCAGCTTCAGCGGCGATCACCAAGGTGTCTTCCGCCGCTTCAACTACGCCGTCAAATGGTGCGACCAGCGGACGAGTGTCATCTTCGCCAGTTGCTAGCACGTCGCCGGCCTTGACGCTGGAACCGGATTTGACCATGATGGTTCGGCCGTCTAGCGGCAGACGCTCAACTTTACCAGATTCTGGCGTGACTTGGACGATGTATTTCTTGCCATCCTCCCAAACGTCAACTAACCCGGCAATTTCCGTAACAAACGCCTGACCCTTTGGTGTGCGCGCCTCGAACAATTCTTCGACACGCGGCAGACCCTGGGTGATGTCACCACCAGCCACACCGGAGTTGTGGAAGGTGCGCAAAGTCAGCTGAGTACCTGGCTCACCAACTGACTGAGCCGCGATAACACCGACTGGCTGATGCTTATCAACCAATTTACCAGTTGACATATCAACACCGTAGCTGCGCTGCGGGATGCCGTTGAGGTTGTTGGTC
This window harbors:
- the rplB gene encoding 50S ribosomal protein L2; translation: MPVKAYNPTTPARRGMTSQDLSDITTRKPLKSLIKAKKQNAGRNNQGRITVRHRGGGVRRHYRLVNHNLPAGLTLTIEEIEYDPNRSARIARVKDQYNLYHYVLADTSMVKGKTIQTGETAPIEASNRLPLSAIPVGTMIYAIELTAGKGAQMVRAAGAKARLMAKEGNYATIKLPSGEVRKVRLEATAAIGTVGNVQHQNVKIGSAGRRRRKGIRPTVRGVVMNAADHPHGGGDGGRHGTGKAPRTPWGQLTLGYRTRRRKGSNKLIVRTRHDAKRKR
- a CDS encoding 50S ribosomal protein L23 is translated as MKQMTIIPRISEKAYAVSANGVYVFRVPLNLNKNEIKAAVEAQFDVTVLKVKTLVQDGKAVRFSRGKNRYPGTTTRKDWKKAYVTLKDGDKLDVFDAVEQQMEETK
- the rplD gene encoding 50S ribosomal protein L4, giving the protein MAESTKLPKDIFAVDVPNHELLKLAYDSYLANARLASATTKQRGEVSGGGKKPWKQKGTGRARFGSSRNPIWRGGGVVFGPRGNENYTKKLSKTAKKVAIRQALTVANEAKKIVVKDIKTTGKTKEVATFLADNKLERRVLIVVDEKTPELMRATNNIQNVLVIRASYLSVYHILNADTIVITPKALPVITEWLSKEEA
- a CDS encoding 50S ribosomal protein L3, which translates into the protein MKTLLGTKLGMTQLLAEDGKAIPVTLIQAGPVTVTQVKTVETDGYNAVQVAYGEGKNLSKAVAGHVKPAQVTPKHIREFRVDEIPEGLKVGDEINVSAFEVGDSVDATGTSKGKGFAGTIKRHNFKRHRKTHGGKGNTRKPGSIGSMYPQKVFKGKTMAGHMGHERVTVKNLEVAYVDPETNLIGVKGAVPGPRKGLIILGGNK
- the fusA gene encoding elongation factor G gives rise to the protein MAANVPLQNFRNIGIIAHIDAGKTTTTEGILYRTGLTHKIGVVKGDGDGATTDWMAQEKERGITITSAAVTCFWKDHKINIIDTPGHIDFTAEVERSLRVLDGAVTVFDGKMGVEAQSETVWRQANKYGVPRICFVNKINQTGGDFWKSLESIHNRLSKQAFPIHIPIGFEKTINGVVDLVDMKAYTYDDYTDHELKVGDIPADMLEKAKNARALLVENAVEADDELMMKFLDQGEDAITVDELKSALRKRVLAGDFFLVTGGDGRGVIVEKVLDLMVDYLPSPLDVDEIWGKNPKTGDEVSRKPDEKEPMSALAFKIATDPFVGKLIFIRVYSGVLSSGSYVLNTTTGDKERIGRIVRMHADKREEIDKIGAGDIAAVVGLKNTGTGNTLTDPAHPIALESIEFPEPPVSIAVEPKSKADQEKMALALQRLAEEDPTFRIHTDEETGQTIMSGMGELHLDILIDRMKREFKVEANIGEPQVAFRESIKGRAEVQGKHAKQSGGRGQYGDVWVRFEPNEAGKGFEFIDEIKGGVVPQEYRPAVMKGIKETLEGGVIAGYPVVDVKATLYDGSYHDVDSSELAFSLAGSLAAREGIKQATPILLEPVMKVEVTTPEEFMGDIIGDLNSRRGRIDAMEDLMGGAKLVKAFVPLANMFGYTSDIRSMSQGRAASTMELAQYEEVPPNVAQEIIEKRNA
- a CDS encoding YajQ family cyclic di-GMP-binding protein, translating into MASFSFDIVSEIDKAELNNVFMQAEKEIQGRYDFKGTSAGIDWLDDKKGFKLTGDNDWQVDAVLDIVRKKLAARGQSSKVLDLTKEKVTSNLKTTWEIPFKQGLDQPTAKRIAADIRTNVPKAKPQIQGDLVRVTSASKDELQKVISLVRKNDYDTPLQCVNYR
- the rpsG gene encoding 30S ribosomal protein S7 translates to MPRKVTKKLQRELKPDRRYQSVLVQRLINKSMLDGKKLAAERAVYTALETAAKKLDSEDPLAVFEKALKNVSPNFEVKSRRVGGANYQIPFPVQGHRQLHYAFSWLVQSARARQGMPYSQRLALEIVDAYNEAGAAFKKKEDTHKMAEANRAFAHFARG
- a CDS encoding 30S ribosomal protein S12 is translated as MPTINQLVRKPRQTAKKKSKSPALGRIHNALKTRYYDQNAPLKRGVCVRVTTKTPKKPNSALRKVARVKLNNGYEVWAYIGGEGHNLQEHAVVLIRGGRVPDLPGVRYHVVRGALDLQGVNNRKRGRSKYGTKKGDK